atctctctctctctctctctctctctctcctgtaaAAGGGCTCCAGTACTGACCCGAGAAATAATTTCCTAATTTGCTAGTTCACTATTCCTTCTTCTGCAATTTTAATGCATTCGATCGGGTCTCAACCTAGAATCCTTGGGTTCCAGAACCAGATATATCCGGCCTCTCTGCCCCACTTTCCTGTGGACtccaaatccatggatttatttgctttattttgagAATCTCAGACTCGTGTTGGAATGTCACCAAAACCCGGGTTGGTCTAGCTTCGAACATGACATCGTGTATGCAGATTCCAAGACCTTTAACGcaataagagagaaaaagaagcttAGATTTTATGTCACGAATATGCATACAACATATCACTTGGCCCAAACAACTTGTTAGAGTGGTGTTTTCTTGAGAGGGGTACAACTGATTGGGCTGGCTAGCTGGTGAAAGTCCAGTAATTAGTCTGATTCCTGCGAGTAGTTTTAGACTGCAAACAGTAGGTATAAGGCATTCAGTCAATGGGTATATTGTTCTCTACCTGAGTCCTAAAGCAGCTCTATACTCTAGGGTTGAAGGGTTAGATGCATCTTGAAGGGAAGGGGAAGAGGCTTCGCTCCATTACATACCCAAACTTGTTAAAATGGTGTTCTTATCTCTTTGCATTAAAAGAAGGCAGATCCTTATTGGAATTGACATTGTCTTGGTTTTAGGTTTGACAGACCACATCCAACTCGGTGGAATATATATAACTGAAACCCTACTTTTTTGTCGGACCCCATTTTTAATTGGTGGACACATCTTCTTCATCACAAAGCGTCTTAGCTCACTGGTCTTTGAACAAGTTTCAATGCGAGATTTTCCAATTTATAGAAGGCAGATTGGGCGTAGGACATGGATCTGTCTGCAAAAGgctatgaaaatttttcaataagGTTATGGAAGATGAATCTATCTGCAAAGGGGTTAGAAAAAAGACAGATGGTATTAGCCATACCAATTGATTCAGACCTTGATATTCAAAATCTGCAGATTTTTGACATGAACTGAATGCACCGATTTTTACAGCACTTGGCGCAGATCACAAAGATCAATATCAAATATGCAATTCTTTACAAAATAGCGGTCCAGTTGTATAGGCTTTACAGATCAACGCTTGgagttttttcctttccttgagGCCAAGACAGTGGGGAGTCCACCCTCTTCGTAAGCAACGAAAAGGCAGATGCAGGATCTGCTGCATCGTGGATAACTGAAAGAGAGCATGATAAATATGCAAGATCCCCAACTATCTTTATGGAAAACAAATAGCCGAGCAAGCAACCCCAATCAAAGAAccataaatataatattaacGAGGATCTCACATTTGGCTGAACTTAAACACTTTTTCTTACACCAATCAGCTTGATCCAAAAGTATCTGGGTGGAGTACTGAAACTCAGATGAAATTGGATCCCTGTAGCCGACCCCAAAGCCAGTGTTCTTGTACTATAGCATAGCATGCAATACGGcaatcttctttttatttttatttctttgtggGTCAATGGTCTTTGACCAACAGCTTTTGTCATACACCAGCAATGGCAATTGTCCTTCAGAAAAGGCCAGTGTACTactttaaagaagaaaacagatgAAAAGGGAAGGGCCAGCAGAGTTGTGCCATAAAGCTGCCTCTGATTTATTTTGTCTTGTCACTTCAAGGACCCTCCTTTGGCCTATCCTCATCCGCAAAAattccttctttccttttcctatgGGATCTATCGTAATATTTTATTGAGAGAGgaaaagcagagagagagagagagagagggaaagagagagagggagagagagagcatggaTCTAAACACAACATTCCTTTAGCCTTGTGAGTTTGATGTATCTTTGTGCTTTTGGAATATCAGGAATCCCTTTTGCTCTTCATTTATGGAGCCCTCCAAACTTTTTGGAAGGGATGAGGAATCCGGATGGACCAGTATCTTATGTGATTCTTTATACCCAGAAGGTGGTGATGATGGTGTTGGTCATGACGACCATGTCGATgacgatgatgaagatgatgactCATTGGCCAGTGATGCATCAAGCGGCCGCAGGAACCATGACTGCAGAAACTGGGGGGATGCCCTTGTTGATAAGGCCGCTGACTTTGGTTACTCAGACCAACATGGAGATTTTGATGACAATGATCATGAAGATGCGGAGAATGCGGATTGCTATGGCGATGGCGGCGATGTTGACGGAGATGGCGGGAGAAATTATGGTTTGAAAAGGGTTGAGAAAGCTGCTCGCAAGTGGAGgcaagagagtgaggagagggTTAAAGATGCAGGGAACAGAGCTCGTTTTGCCTCGAGGAGAATGGACGACTCTCCTTCTCAGTGCAGCAGTACCAAGGTGAGCATCCATTTGAGAAGAGCAGGTTGGCTTTACATTTATGATGATTGGGATTGTTGCAGTCACTGTTAGTTCACCGAATTTTTCTTCGGCTCTATTTTATAGAAAACGTTATGAGTTTACATTTGGTCAGTTCCTAAAATTCAAGTATATAACTGGATGTaatattctttttgtttggaAAGACTAGAGGTTTCACAACAGTAACCATTCTATCTAGGACACTTGGCCGTTAATCTTTTTCTATTCATATGGTAAATCTTTGcttgttaatttaaaaaactgTGGTCCATCAATTTCTTGGCTTCGGTTTAATCCAAATTTGTCTTCCCCTTCTGAACGTAAATGAAAGTTTTCAAACTGCTATTTTGTTATTTCGTTATAATATTTAGGGCTTTAAACTAATTAAGTTAAGCACATATTTAACATTCAATATATGCTACCATCTCTCAAACAAAAGGGACCCTGCAACTTCCAGTTACTTGGCTGTTTTGGCGATCCATCAAGAAAGAATTATATACTTCATGTTAGATAATGTCTCTTTGTTTTTCAGCAGAAGATAacggaaaaatgaaaaatattacatCTTGGGGTTTCTCAGAGCATGATTTGGAATTATTGTTGCAACTTGTATTCAAGtttttccatctttctgttGTGGACTTTTAGCACGTTTATCAGTAACAAAGAACTAATCGGTTTGGAAGTGCATATTATAAAGATTTTGCAAATACCTCCATTTTCTCCCTTCCTGCTGGAGATGAAGCAGGTCGATCCATCCCAACATGTcccagtttttctttttggcaacTTTGGTATCCTGTGGCTTGCATTCTGGGCATAAATAGAtctgaaaaaaagcaaaaatgttCTAAACTTTTTGTGAAACATATTCATCttatataaacaaatatataacagCATTATTTGAACCAATAATTTCATTTGGCcgttctatttttgttttctgtacTTTTCCTGTCTGGATCCTGCATTAATAAATTTCAACCAAACTTGGTTTCTAATACTggaatgaattaaaaaaaaagttgtacgTGACAGCAAGCACCAGCAAGTTTGTGTTGGCTATTGTGCCACATGAAATTCAGAGTGACATGACAATACTGTCTTGCTTCACACTCCCAAAAATTCCTTTTcctcaaaaattaaataagtttTTACTTCAATTCTCTCCTTTTAAATGTGTACATCAATCTACAGGCGCTCTAAGTTTCTAGAGCCGACCACAGACCTACCAAGCAACCAAGTAGTGGACGACCCTCCACCTAACGGGACAACCCagcagatctctctctctctctctctctctctctctctctctctctctctttatgcacacactatatatatattgccagATAGTATGGTATgactaaattttaaaaaatattattaaaaaaagtggTTTTAGTAATGATTTATGGTCATTTTAGCGTTcaactttaatttttaacacATGACAACATTGATTGTCCAAGTATATACATTTTACACATATATAGCAGACATCCAGGTCATCCGGTATTTTTTTTACATGGGATGGCTTATGATGGAGGACCTCTAGCCGGCGAAGGATCCTTCAAAATTCAGCTTGTTTTATACAAATTTTGGAGTTCACCTTGCGTACGATCATGCTGCCTGATTCTGGCTATGAAACGTTaagttcatgaaaaatataaactttGTTACTCCATCAATTACAGGGCCtgaataaaaataatgaagtaAATTCATTTTCACAGTAATCTCAAGCAGAATGTAATCCAAAGGGGGGACCAAGAACTGGCCGATATCATGAAGTGTTCTCTGCTGCTGCTAAAAGGGAAACATCTTTTAGAAGTATTCTCAAGAATGATTAAGTTAATCTTGTGCATTCTTTAGAAGTATCGATCATGAACAATATCAAGAATGATTGAGTTAATATTCTTGACCACTGGCTTGTCACTTGTTCGACACAGGGGCCGACGAAGCAGGGGAATGGAAGAAGCGTCACGACGGCCAGCAGCCAATGTGATTAACTCACCTGCCTCCGACGTCGATGGGCATGGCCGTATATGAGGCGAGGCCAAGACGAGCACATGCAGCTCAGAAGAGAAGGCCGTTGACCCACGGCATTCACACGATATTCCTCCATTCTTTGGATGACAGAAGCGCCAAATGGACGCGACCAAGGGAGATAGGTGGCCGGGCGGCCAGTGGTAGGAAGAGTTTCTAAATGGTAGCACAGTGATTGGCTTTCTTAACTGAGAATGGATTTTATTTTCTGTTCTGGTATTAATAGTAATAGACTTTGTACTGGATATCTGAGCGCTTGTTCCTCTGCATGTTTCCCTACAATTAAACAGTACTCTGGGAATAAAGACATATCATTCAGGACCACTATTGAAGCACGCCTTGTGCTTCAAATCTTACagcagaaaaagagagagacagagacagagattCTGTCAATCACtataaaaatgaccaaaatatgtAATGTGATATATTCTTTCGGGAACCATATATTTATGGTGCTTTGATGGGCTTCTATTGTTCTTGAGAAAAAGAACATTTATTACCTTGATGACGTTTATTGGTCATATGTGCTTCACAAGAAAACGTTGCGTACTTGCTGCTAAATCACTTCATCGGAGTTCCAATTATTTGATACTCAGATCAGAATTTTCCGCAATGGGCGAAAGCCTGACGAAGCAAATGCTGCGTAGAGGCAGAAGGCCTACGGTTCGTGAACGTTTTTTGTCTGAGAAAGCACGAATTCATGTGAAGTTCCTTCCACCACAACGAAATCGAAGTATACTTTTCAGTGGGCAGCAGGAAGAATCTCTAGCTTGACAAAGATAGGAGGTCCGGCAAATTTGGACAGGAAGACTTTTCTTggattctttttttatttggtaaaaaaaactggtttttagAATCATATATGATTAGTATCTGAACCACCTGTCTTCAAAAAACGTGGTACTCCACCCAATTTTGGTATCTATATTAGTATTGTTAGTTTTATCACCAAAAGAGAGGCATCACAAGGGAACTGACCTCTTAACTTTTGTGTTGATGGCCGTCTTTTAAGCAGGGCGGATCAAACACTTTCCTTATATTCTTTGGTTATATAGCCAAAGTTGCCGATCATGCATGTAGCAAACGGCAAAAATAATTGCGAAttaaaagaacaagaagcaAGATCACGATGGTATATATAACTTGGGTAGTCTGTGGTACTTTGACTAAGCGCTAACTTGATCATGATCAACATGATGAAATTTCCAATATTAAGTGCAATCGGCCGGAAAGTTAAGCAAGAAATTATAactgaaatcgagcttataaacTTTAGACTGAGTAATATGatgttgacaaaaaaaaagggctTAGATTTTGGATGTAATGTGAGACAAGTCCTGGGACCAACTTGCTGCTCCCTATTTAATTTGTCATTTTCCTCCATCAATTTCTAGCCATGCAAAATTGCAATTGAAAGTCATCTCGTTTTAAAAGGCGCACCTTTTGTTAGGGAAATTTTCATTAGTGTGCCTGCATTTTGGTTATAATGCCAAATACGGGTCTTACATTTAAGCTTATATTCGTAGCTGAGTTGGTTATGTGGTTATGTCTGAtcagggctgcacacgagcagagtcgagctcgagcttggccagctcaagctcgacctcaagctcagctcgaactcgagtcgagctcttTCTCGAACTCGACTCtacaaaatcgagctcgaacttgactcgtttaacccatttaactcgtttagcgttaactcgtgtaagtaTTTAACAtgtgtaacttgtgaaaccgattttgataatattatataaagtatTGGTTTGTGAGTCGGGTcgagtataaatgagtcgagttcctgaaactcgagctcgactcgtttatcgcTTCAAGTATTTTTGTATGCTCGAACTcagctcgtttataaacgagtcaagcacGACCAAATTTtttcgagtgagttcgagtcgagccctcTCTGATGGCATAGCACATAGGGGTGAAATCTGTCACTTAATCCCCTAGGCAACATTTGATGCATAGAACGGTAAAATTACcatggaaaaaagtcggacctctctaggtccgacttttttccatgggaatttttttcaaaatcaatgaaaatcAGAGGGTAAAATTTCTTGTGTTTGATGTTGCGAAGAAAACGGAAAAAATTAGTTGATGCACAGTATTTCTCCTGTCCATCAAAGAGAGCCCTAAGGTAAATGTTCATAAGGGGTTGGCGAATTCCACCACGCTTTTTGTTATCCCATAACGGGGATCAGTCTCACTTTTGCACCGGCAGAGGTTAGGTGCTCGTGGGGGACATGTTCTTAAGGCCGATATACGGCTTGATAGATCAGGAGAATACGACTGAACATCAGGTCGAGAAATCATCGACTAGTCAAGTATTCTCCCTGAAATAGGCTGGCTTCAGTCTGCGGTTTTGGCTCTCGGGTAGGCCGGAACAAATTTCGAGCTGACTCGATTCAGCCTGGTGATctgtatattattattatttatatatttttattacaattggaatatatatatatatatatatataacagtgtGAGTCAGTCCTGCTTTATGGTCGGTCGGATGCCCAGCCGGTAGGGGACAATGCAAAGTCGTCTCACTTTAACTTTCTCTTTTAACTCTATCTAAAACTTCAGCTGATCACGACTTCTTCTCATTTCCAGAATTTaaaaagtatacatatatactttCAACAGAGGAAATTGTCTAAAATAAAAAGTTTCCAAAGATTTTTAGATGTCATGATGTAAGTTGAGGCCCCTCTTGGGTAGTTTCTAGTAAAGTGAGGTCTGTATCAGGAACATTCGCATATGAAACTCGTATGTGAAGTTACAAGTAATGTGGGGTTGTAAACAGAAATTCATTTCAATTTCACTTTGTAAAattagtgagagagagatacattTGTTATGgagagcattttttttttcctcatctgCTTTGCttatatatgaatttgtttgGCATGCAATTTCATTTGATAAATCTTTGTGGTCTAGGTAGTATTATCTTGGCCATATATTTCCTCCAGAGCTTGGTGGCGTTTAGGTTTAAAAGCAATGACAAAGGGAAGGAATTTGAAATAAGAACTTATATGCGCCTAAAGGGTCCTTCATACAATAC
Above is a window of Nymphaea colorata isolate Beijing-Zhang1983 chromosome 8, ASM883128v2, whole genome shotgun sequence DNA encoding:
- the LOC116259404 gene encoding protein SUPPRESSOR OF PHYTOCHROME B 5, yielding MEPSKLFGRDEESGWTSILCDSLYPEGGDDGVGHDDHVDDDDEDDDSLASDASSGRRNHDCRNWGDALVDKAADFGYSDQHGDFDDNDHEDAENADCYGDGGDVDGDGGRNYGLKRVEKAARKWRQESEERVKDAGNRARFASRRMDDSPSQCSSTKGPTKQGNGRSVTTASSQCD